A region of Dehalococcoidia bacterium DNA encodes the following proteins:
- a CDS encoding 1-acyl-sn-glycerol-3-phosphate acyltransferase codes for MADWAYRVSNGAFRRVLTWFADWQVEGRENVPLFGPLLVVANHLSNLDPPLLAVSIPRRLRFVAKRTLFRFGLGAFLRAYGAYPVDRDGADTPAMLWALRLLQRDGTLVVFPEGHRNPRGGMRRGQPGLAVLALRSGAPILPVGITGTEHLGPLWRVAFPTGRIRVRIGQPFTLPVVEGRLSREQMQALTDMVMERVALLLPPAYRGVYGGVGTRAERSVVSERL; via the coding sequence GTGGCTGATTGGGCCTATCGGGTGTCCAACGGGGCGTTCCGACGGGTGCTCACCTGGTTCGCCGACTGGCAGGTGGAGGGGCGGGAGAATGTGCCCCTCTTTGGGCCGTTGCTTGTGGTGGCCAACCATCTGAGCAACCTGGACCCGCCCCTGCTTGCGGTGAGCATCCCTCGGCGCTTGCGCTTCGTGGCCAAGCGCACCCTGTTTCGCTTCGGGTTGGGGGCCTTTTTGCGGGCGTATGGGGCCTACCCGGTGGACAGGGACGGGGCGGATACACCCGCTATGCTGTGGGCATTGCGCCTTTTGCAGCGGGATGGCACCCTGGTGGTGTTCCCGGAGGGGCATCGCAACCCCCGCGGGGGGATGCGCAGGGGCCAGCCTGGGCTGGCGGTGCTGGCCCTGCGGTCGGGGGCACCGATTCTGCCCGTGGGGATCACGGGCACGGAGCACCTGGGGCCGTTGTGGCGGGTGGCCTTTCCCACGGGGCGCATTCGGGTGCGCATCGGCCAGCCCTTCACCCTGCCCGTGGTGGAGGGGCGTCTGTCCCGGGAGCAGATGCAGGCATTGACGGATATGGTCATGGAGCGGGTGGCTCTGCTGTTGCCCCCCGCCTATCGAGGTGTGTATGGGGGGGTGGGCACCCGAGCAGAGAGAAGTGTGGTGTCTGAGCGCTTGTAG